In Pirellulales bacterium, a genomic segment contains:
- the rplI gene encoding 50S ribosomal protein L9, whose protein sequence is MAAKASAPAAPNAKSAPKPKKPKTRGRLPRGQHGGIELLLIQAVDHLGKQGDVVEVKPGYAKNYLLPQGLATIATDHHKRMVEKHRARLQEIQNARLAGLRQLADLLAQQSITIEANANDEGHLYGSVGASDIVGALKRNDFTVTADQIRLKGPLKELGLYTVNVHIGHEIETELKVWVVPTVTDEEAATPKPQA, encoded by the coding sequence ATGGCCGCTAAAGCTTCCGCTCCTGCCGCACCCAACGCCAAGTCTGCCCCGAAGCCCAAGAAGCCGAAGACACGCGGCCGCTTGCCGCGCGGGCAGCACGGCGGCATCGAGCTACTGTTGATTCAGGCTGTGGACCATCTCGGCAAGCAAGGCGACGTGGTCGAGGTGAAGCCGGGCTATGCCAAGAACTATCTCCTGCCGCAGGGACTGGCGACGATCGCCACCGACCACCACAAGCGGATGGTCGAGAAGCATCGGGCCCGCCTGCAAGAGATTCAGAACGCCCGGCTGGCCGGTCTGCGGCAACTGGCCGATCTGCTGGCTCAGCAGAGCATCACGATCGAGGCCAACGCGAACGACGAAGGCCACCTGTACGGCTCGGTCGGCGCGAGCGACATCGTGGGCGCTCTCAAGCGGAACGACTTCACCGTCACCGCCGATCAGATCCGCCTCAAGGGCCCGCTCAAGGAATTGGGCCTGTACACGGTGAACGTCCACATCGGTCACGAGATCGAAACCGAACTCAAGGTGTGGGTCGTGCCGACCGTGACCGACGAAGAAGCGGCCACGCCCAAGCCGCAGGCGTAG
- the ssb gene encoding single-stranded DNA-binding protein codes for MASFNRVILVGNLTRDPELRYTPTNTPVTEIGLAVNDRRKNANGEWIEETTFVDVTLWARTAEVASEYLTKGSPVLIEGRLKLDTWETDGQKRSKLRVVGERMQMLGGRGSGEGGGGGGRRGGTSAGRSGGGGGGGPQYDESEYGPPADVYGGSEGRGGGGSKQNDDIPF; via the coding sequence ATGGCGAGCTTCAACCGTGTGATCCTGGTCGGGAACCTGACGCGCGATCCCGAGCTGCGCTACACGCCCACGAATACGCCCGTCACCGAAATCGGCCTGGCCGTGAACGATCGCCGCAAGAATGCCAACGGCGAGTGGATCGAAGAAACCACGTTCGTCGACGTCACCTTGTGGGCCCGCACCGCGGAGGTGGCCAGCGAATATCTGACCAAGGGCTCGCCGGTGCTGATCGAAGGCCGGCTGAAGCTCGATACCTGGGAAACCGACGGGCAGAAGCGATCGAAGCTGCGCGTGGTCGGCGAACGGATGCAAATGCTCGGCGGCCGCGGTAGTGGCGAAGGTGGCGGCGGTGGCGGACGCCGCGGCGGAACTAGCGCCGGTCGCAGTGGCGGCGGGGGCGGGGGTGGCCCGCAATACGATGAATCGGAATACGGGCCCCCGGCCGACGTCTACGGCGGGTCCGAAGGGCGCGGCGGCGGTGGCTCGAAGCAGAACGACGATATTCCGTTCTAG
- the rpsF gene encoding 30S ribosomal protein S6 yields MAENAYEGLFIFDSNRYARDPAGVSGQIAAMVEKYDGTILANRLWEERRLAYPINGQRKGTYWLTYFRLDSKHLESLRRDCQINETILRELMLKVDPRIIDALVAHTQAATDAAKARRPAPAPAAAAKTDDLEVPDLGNAE; encoded by the coding sequence TTGGCCGAGAACGCATACGAAGGGCTCTTCATCTTCGACTCGAACCGTTACGCCCGCGATCCGGCCGGCGTCTCGGGTCAGATCGCCGCCATGGTGGAAAAATACGACGGCACGATCCTGGCGAACCGTTTGTGGGAAGAACGCCGCCTGGCTTATCCCATCAACGGTCAGCGCAAGGGAACCTACTGGCTCACGTATTTCCGTCTCGACAGTAAGCATCTCGAGTCGCTGCGGCGTGATTGCCAGATCAACGAGACCATCCTGCGCGAGCTGATGCTGAAGGTCGATCCGCGCATCATCGATGCCCTGGTGGCCCACACGCAAGCGGCGACCGACGCGGCCAAGGCCCGTCGCCCCGCTCCCGCTCCTGCGGCGGCCGCCAAGACCGATGATTTGGAAGTGCCCGATTTGGGCAACGCCGAGTAA
- the pth gene encoding aminoacyl-tRNA hydrolase, translated as MKLVVGLGNPGRKYEGTRHNVGYMVLAELARRAGSQGTKAAFQGELADIAISVERTLLLWPHTYMNRSGMSVLAARDFYKLNNDDVLIVCDDLHLPLGKLRFRPQGSAGGQKGLADVIRVLGTEDVPRLRIGIDEAPPGWNAADYVLARFSKQDQSVIDEAIVRGAEGVETWVRRGIQECMNQYN; from the coding sequence ATGAAATTGGTCGTTGGGCTGGGAAATCCGGGGCGCAAGTACGAAGGTACCCGGCACAACGTGGGCTACATGGTGCTGGCGGAACTGGCCCGCCGCGCCGGCAGCCAGGGGACGAAAGCCGCATTCCAAGGGGAACTGGCCGACATCGCGATCAGTGTCGAGCGCACCTTGCTGTTGTGGCCGCATACGTACATGAACCGCAGCGGCATGAGCGTGCTGGCCGCCCGCGATTTTTATAAACTGAACAATGACGACGTGTTGATCGTGTGCGATGATCTCCATTTGCCGCTGGGCAAATTGCGATTTCGTCCGCAGGGGTCGGCCGGAGGACAGAAGGGGCTGGCCGACGTGATTCGCGTGCTGGGCACCGAAGACGTGCCGCGGCTGCGGATCGGCATCGACGAGGCCCCTCCCGGATGGAACGCCGCGGACTATGTCCTGGCCCGTTTCAGCAAGCAGGATCAGTCGGTGATCGACGAGGCGATCGTGCGAGGTGCCGAAGGGGTCGAAACTTGGGTGCGCCGCGGCATCCAGGAGTGCATGAACCAGTACAATTAA
- a CDS encoding 50S ribosomal protein L25, which yields MSEALKVEKRESHGKRNNRRLRNAGSVPAVLYGHGEQTLSLKVAADQLSAALRHGARVVDLEGAVKEKAFIRELQWDPFGTHILHIDLTRVSADERLQIEVPVILRGEAPGVKEGGHLEQSHHTVEIECLAIAIPEKLELRVGELKLDESLHASNIELPQGVKLLTDPETVIVHCALAKEETEEGEAGEAAEPEIIGRKAEEEESATEE from the coding sequence ATGTCCGAAGCATTGAAGGTTGAAAAGCGTGAATCGCACGGCAAACGCAATAATCGCCGCCTGCGCAACGCCGGCAGCGTGCCGGCCGTACTCTACGGGCACGGCGAACAGACGCTCAGCCTGAAGGTGGCCGCCGATCAGCTCAGCGCGGCGCTGCGGCATGGTGCCCGCGTCGTCGACCTGGAAGGCGCGGTGAAGGAAAAGGCGTTCATTCGCGAGTTGCAATGGGACCCGTTCGGGACGCATATCCTGCACATCGACCTGACCCGCGTCTCGGCGGACGAGCGTTTGCAGATCGAGGTGCCGGTCATCCTCCGCGGCGAAGCGCCGGGCGTGAAAGAGGGGGGCCACCTCGAGCAATCGCACCACACGGTCGAGATCGAGTGTCTGGCCATCGCCATTCCCGAGAAGCTGGAACTGCGTGTCGGCGAGCTGAAACTCGACGAATCGCTGCACGCCAGCAACATCGAATTGCCGCAGGGGGTCAAGCTGCTGACCGACCCCGAGACGGTCATCGTCCATTGTGCGCTGGCCAAGGAAGAGACCGAAGAGGGCGAAGCCGGCGAAGCAGCCGAGCCGGAAATCATCGGACGGAAGGCGGAAGAAGAGGAAAGCGCGACCGAAGAGTAA
- a CDS encoding HEAT repeat domain-containing protein, whose translation MQRRIAIVAFLLITATSAAPLARGDVDAGPVDLKPFEPLLTPWGTNHVLSREAPESWATKTITGRLADHQGMPLADSHLLLSRSDRYVEDLYLSNLAVSDREGRFRLRGDPLASRLMFAVGGETWGIELPANRTELMLRLPERQVVNFELARDIDLVGSRLYVSPVGEIDHQLHLRSTIEINLDESRRAQGRFPPGRFLVNAVKQLQNGLLSYSAHVTLAEFSVSAADGEIQRVRIGSPVGTRIVGHMERDAKALDPRDADLLIATIEVGAETGDEFEYRTYDAAIVDGEGNFTAGPVPEGPCLIRVESVDRPNARQEREEKPPLLLKHRVALAGAEVEVHIQNVIVPPSNPVAAVQYLLDSEMPRSRVIVTWSWSDVIYANLARLPDRAEAEAELIRILKDRRSPRGWRHKSAEALARFRPVTEQSRTALISHIVPEVQRTERISALGALGRMGADAVPSIDAIAEQSNDSDTGIRYAVLIALQEIVRKSNQRHPAAERIFLAGLDERDSQFRKWAVGCVGERKLADAVPRLRTLLDDPVGEVRAVAAWALWAIDGDAETTVRTMIEVLEGNDLRARREAAFYLQFFDARAAATLPILKTFASSPLEPPLNNADESLEYQIKSVAESAIQVIEASIAKKGELIND comes from the coding sequence ATGCAACGGCGAATAGCGATCGTCGCGTTCCTCCTCATCACTGCTACCTCGGCGGCGCCCTTGGCCCGCGGTGATGTTGATGCGGGCCCCGTTGACCTCAAACCCTTCGAGCCGCTCCTGACCCCTTGGGGCACAAATCACGTCCTCTCGCGTGAAGCGCCCGAGAGCTGGGCGACGAAGACGATCACTGGTCGCCTGGCCGACCACCAGGGAATGCCGCTGGCTGATTCGCATCTGCTGCTCTCGCGATCCGATCGTTACGTCGAGGACCTGTATCTCAGCAATCTGGCGGTCAGCGACCGTGAAGGGCGCTTTCGCTTGCGCGGCGACCCGCTGGCGTCCCGGCTCATGTTCGCCGTCGGCGGCGAAACGTGGGGCATCGAACTTCCCGCGAACCGTACGGAATTGATGTTACGGTTGCCCGAGCGCCAGGTGGTGAACTTCGAACTGGCGCGCGACATCGATCTTGTCGGGTCGCGGCTCTACGTCTCGCCCGTTGGCGAGATCGATCATCAACTGCACTTGCGATCCACGATCGAGATAAACCTCGACGAGTCGCGCCGAGCACAAGGACGGTTTCCGCCGGGCCGATTCCTCGTCAACGCTGTAAAGCAACTGCAAAACGGGCTGCTTTCGTATAGCGCGCACGTCACGCTCGCGGAATTCAGCGTCTCGGCCGCCGACGGCGAAATCCAAAGGGTGCGGATCGGCAGCCCCGTGGGAACCCGCATTGTCGGCCACATGGAGCGAGATGCTAAGGCGCTCGATCCGCGCGATGCGGATCTTCTTATCGCCACGATCGAAGTGGGAGCCGAGACGGGCGACGAGTTCGAATATCGCACCTACGATGCCGCCATCGTCGATGGCGAGGGAAATTTCACCGCTGGTCCAGTGCCCGAGGGTCCTTGCCTGATCCGCGTCGAAAGCGTCGACCGTCCTAACGCGCGGCAGGAGCGCGAAGAAAAACCTCCGCTGCTGCTGAAGCATCGCGTCGCGTTGGCAGGGGCCGAAGTCGAGGTACACATCCAAAATGTCATTGTTCCGCCATCAAACCCCGTGGCAGCGGTGCAGTATCTTCTCGATTCCGAAATGCCGCGATCGCGCGTGATTGTCACCTGGTCATGGAGCGACGTGATCTATGCGAATCTTGCACGTTTGCCCGACCGTGCCGAAGCGGAAGCTGAGTTGATCCGAATCCTGAAGGATCGCCGCTCACCTAGAGGGTGGCGGCACAAGTCGGCCGAAGCCTTGGCCCGATTCCGACCTGTCACGGAGCAGTCGCGGACGGCGCTTATTAGTCACATTGTTCCCGAGGTGCAGCGGACGGAACGAATCTCTGCCCTGGGCGCCCTGGGACGAATGGGGGCCGACGCGGTCCCATCCATCGATGCGATTGCCGAGCAGTCAAACGATTCTGACACTGGCATACGCTACGCCGTGTTGATTGCACTTCAGGAAATCGTCCGCAAGTCGAACCAGCGGCACCCGGCGGCCGAGAGAATCTTTCTCGCGGGCCTCGACGAGCGCGATAGCCAGTTCCGTAAATGGGCCGTTGGATGCGTCGGCGAGCGGAAGCTGGCCGACGCTGTCCCGCGATTGCGAACTCTCCTGGACGATCCGGTGGGCGAAGTACGCGCCGTGGCCGCCTGGGCCCTTTGGGCGATTGACGGCGATGCCGAGACCACCGTGCGAACAATGATCGAAGTGCTTGAAGGAAATGATCTTCGGGCCAGACGCGAGGCGGCCTTTTACCTGCAGTTCTTCGACGCCCGAGCCGCGGCGACTCTGCCGATTCTCAAAACCTTTGCTTCATCCCCTCTCGAACCCCCTCTGAACAACGCGGATGAATCGCTCGAATACCAAATCAAGTCGGTGGCCGAGTCCGCCATCCAGGTGATCGAGGCGTCGATCGCCAAAAAGGGAGAGCTCATCAACGACTGA